The Mucilaginibacter sp. PAMB04168 genome contains the following window.
GCTGTAAGTACTTAGCTCATACATTGCTGAGGCCATCAAAGCAGCTGCCGATGCGTCGCGCGGGGCATTTGGAATGTCGGGCGCGTTAAAATCCCAGTAAGGCACTTTGTCCTTCGGTAAATTGGGATGGCTAAAAATAAATTTAGCAATTGCTTCGGCCTGTTGCAGGTAAGCCTTGTTCCTGGTTTCGCGATAACATAGCGTATATCCATACAACCCCCATCCCTGGCCCCTTGCCCAGGCAGATGAATCGGCGTATCCCTGGTGTGTTTGCTTGTGCAAAACAGCACCCGTTTGCGGATCATAATCAATCACATGATAAGAGCTATAATCGGGCCTGAAATGGTTCTTCATAGTGGTATTGGCATGGCTTACCGCAATTTTATGAAAAGTAGAATCACCGGATAGTTTGGTTGCCTCAAATAATAGTTCCAGATTCATCATATTGTCTATAATAACCGGGAACGGCCAATTTTTGCGGTTATCCCAAGATTTTATGCAACCTACGATAGGATTAAAGCGGGTCGACAAGGTTTTGGCTGCCTGAATGATAACCTCCTTATAGTGCGCATCTTTAGTTAAACGGTAGCCATTGCCCACACTGCAATAAATTTTAAAGCCCACATCATGTGTACCTTTATCAAATTGCTCAGGCTCTATGTTGGTGGTATATGCTTTAGCGGCAGTAAGCCATTTATTGTTATGGGTGTACTCATACAAATACCAAAGCTCTCCAGGGAAAAAGCCGCTTACCCAATCTTTAGAAGGGATCATTACCAGCTCGCCAGTGGTGCTCAACGTTCTTGGTGAAACCGCATTAGGTTTGGTTGACGCTGCTATGGCCGCCGGTATGGCTTTTAGCATTAAATCGGTTTGCTTTTCGGCAAATGGTATTGCTTTTTTGGCATTATTTTGTGCGTAGCCTGCGGTGGTTAAAAGGCACAACGCAACAGGAATCAGTTTATTCATAGTTATTTATTAAGCCAGATAAGCGGATGCCTCACCGGCAGGTTTCTTATTATCTCTTCGTTTGCAGGATCATGTTCCAGTCTCTTCCAGGTGTTTAGCCATTCAGCGTTCTTATAGGCATTGGCGCCAAAAACTAGTGCTGGCTGCGCTGCTGGCCAGCTGTCCCAGTGCATCACATCCTTGTGATAAGGCCACTTGTTCTTGTCTTTCAAATATGGATATAAAAACTCAATGCCTTTTTTGATAGAACGACCATCAACTGTTTGATAAGTAAACAGGTTATCTTTTGGTGTACTTAACAATTCGCAAATGGTGGTCATGGCATCCAGGTTAAAAATAGAATAACCATAAGGTTTTGTCCGTTTCAATTCCAGCGGAAAGCTACCATCGGCAGCCATTTGGCCTGGCAACAATACATTTTTATAACGATTGCGGCAAGAATCGAGCAAGTCCTCGTTTTTAGTAAATTTGGCAAAGCATGCTGTTTGCATTACCCAGCAGGTACCATGGTTAT
Protein-coding sequences here:
- a CDS encoding glycoside hydrolase family 88 protein, translated to MNKLIPVALCLLTTAGYAQNNAKKAIPFAEKQTDLMLKAIPAAIAASTKPNAVSPRTLSTTGELVMIPSKDWVSGFFPGELWYLYEYTHNNKWLTAAKAYTTNIEPEQFDKGTHDVGFKIYCSVGNGYRLTKDAHYKEVIIQAAKTLSTRFNPIVGCIKSWDNRKNWPFPVIIDNMMNLELLFEATKLSGDSTFHKIAVSHANTTMKNHFRPDYSSYHVIDYDPQTGAVLHKQTHQGYADSSAWARGQGWGLYGYTLCYRETRNKAYLQQAEAIAKFIFSHPNLPKDKVPYWDFNAPDIPNAPRDASAAALMASAMYELSTYSSNGKQYKKTADDIMNSLSKRYQAKPGESKGFILLHSTGHKPANSEIDVPISYADYYYLEALLRQNRLANGQSVIVQ